Below is a window of Nocardia asteroides DNA.
GATCCGCGGGCCGCGGCCTCCCTGACCGAGCTGCCGCGCTAGCGATCCGCCAGCGCGGCCTGTTCCGGTGCGTACTCGCGGACCGGGGTGATCTCCCTGGCCGCGATGTGCGCGGGCCTGCTCGCGGGTGCCGCGAACGGCCGCACCGGCGCGTTCTCGACGCTGTTGAACACCAGGAAGATGTTCGAGCGCGGGAACGGGGTGATGTTGTTCGCCGAACCGTGCATCAGGTTCGAGTCGAACAGCAGCGCCGAACCGGCCCGGCCGGTGAACTGGGTGATGCCGTAGCGGGCCGCGAGGAAGGTGATGTCGTCGTTCGTCGGCACCCCGAACCGCTGGTCCTGCAACGACTCCCGATAGTGGCTGTCGGGCGTCTCACCCAGGCACGGCACGAAGGTGCGGTGCGACCCGGGCATCAGCATCAGGCTGCCGTTGAACGGGAAGTTGTCGGTCAACGCGATCGACAGACTCACCGCGCGCGGGGCGGGCATCCCGTCCTCGGCGTGCCAGGTCTCGAAATCGGAGTGCCAGGCGAAGCCGCTGCCGCCGAAACCGGGCATGTAGTTGACCCGGCTCTGGTGCAGATACACCGCCGACCCGAGGATCTGCTCGGCCAGGCCGACGATCCGCGACTCGGCCAGCAGTTCCGCGATCGGCTT
It encodes the following:
- the thpD gene encoding ectoine hydroxylase yields the protein MPVSDRLDRYPTRLTEPAAHIERTDPTVWGQVTSPELAGFDSAGYSVIPDLLTPDEVAAFGAEVGHLAADPVLYGDERVVVEPVAGQVRSVFQVHKLSKPIAELLAESRIVGLAEQILGSAVYLHQSRVNYMPGFGGSGFAWHSDFETWHAEDGMPAPRAVSLSIALTDNFPFNGSLMLMPGSHRTFVPCLGETPDSHYRESLQDQRFGVPTNDDITFLAARYGITQFTGRAGSALLFDSNLMHGSANNITPFPRSNIFLVFNSVENAPVRPFAAPASRPAHIAAREITPVREYAPEQAALADR